A region of the Methylobacterium nodulans ORS 2060 genome:
TCCCGGACCACCCGCGTCGCGCGATGCGCTGTCGGGCGCGGCTCGGCCCGGTCGGCCTGCCTCGGCTTCGAAGCGGCCTCGGCGGTGCGGTGCCTGGGCTTCGGCCCGGGCGCCTGCGCGGTCCTGGGCTGGGCCGGCTTGGACTGGGCGGGTGTCGCGGCATCCCGAGCGGCCGGCTCCATCTTCGAGGGAGGATCCACCCAGCCGGGCTTCGCCTGCTGCGCGAGGGCGGGCGTGGCGAGCGTGGCCGCGCTCAGGAACAGGCCGGCGAGGAGGGCCGAGGAGCTGGGGGCAGTCATGGTGGCACCGGGATCACGGGTCGTTACGGAAACGTCGCTGGGTACGGTGACGGTTCCCGGGAAGTTTCTCCAGCTGGCCAAGCGCGGCCATGGGCCTTGTCAACGGGATGCACAACCCCACCTGTGGAGGACCCGGGTCCGGGCCCCTCTGGCGGTCGAGGCGTCGGCCGTGATGTCGGACCCCTTCTCTGCCTTTGTGCTGACGCGGCACGATCGCACGGGAGGGCGCTCGCTGTGAGCGGCCTATGCTCTGTTTCCTCGCGCCCGCTCAACCGCGGAGGCGGCGATGTCCGGGCCTGAGGCGCCGAGACGGGCGCTGCTCGTCGTCAATCCGCGCGCGCGCAACGGCCGGTTCGACCTCGCGGCCGTGAAGGCCGAACTGCGCCGCGGCGGCGTGGAGACGGTCGAGCCGCCCTCCCCCGGCCAGGATTGTCGCGATCTCATCCGCGAAGCGGCGGACAGCTTCGACCTCGTCATCCTGGGCGGGGGCGACGGCACGCTCAACGGCGCCGCGCAGGCGCTCGCGGAGCGGAACCTCCCTTTCGGCATCCTGCCGCTCGGCACCGCCAACGACCTCGCGCGCAGCCTCAACCTGCCGCTCGACCCGGTGGCGGCCGCGCGGGTGATCGCCACGGTGCCGGCCCGGCCGATCGATCTCGGCTGCGTGAACGGCCACTACTTCTTCAACGTCGCGAGCGTCGGCTTCTCGGCGGATCTCGCGGGCGAACTGACCGCCGACCTGAAGCGGCGCTTCGGCACGGTGGGCTACGCGGTCGCCGCGATCCGGCTGCTGCGGCGGGCGCGCCCCTTCACGGTGCATATCGAGCACGACGGCATCACCGAGACCGTGCGCACCATCCAGGTCTCGGTCGGCAACGGGCGGCACTACGGCGGCGGGATGACGGTGGAGGAGCACGCCACCGTGGATGACGGGCTTCTGAACTTCTACAGCCTGGAGGTCGCCCATTGGTGGCGTCTGCTCGCCCTGCTCCCGGCCCTGCGCCGCGGAACGCAGGGCAAGGCGGCGGATGTGCGCGCGTTCCAAACCACCGAGGTGATGCTGCGCACGCGCAAGCCCCGTCCCGTCAACACGGACGGCGAGATCACGACCCAGACCCCGGCCCATATCCGGGTCGTGCCGCACTGCGTGCGGATCTATGCCCCGCCCCCGCGGGCGCAGGCCCAAGCTTCCCTGCTGCCATAACCTGACCCGACAGAGCGAGACGAAGCGTGGACACTCTCCTACAGCTGGCTGCGGACCCTGCCGCGTGGGCGGCCCTGGCGACCCTCGTCGTCATGGAGGTGGTGCTCGGCATCGACAACCTGATCTTCATCTCGATCCTGACGAACAAGCTGCCGCAGGCGCAGCAGAGCTCGGCGCGGCGCATTGGCATCGGGCTCGCCCTGGTGCTGCGCCTCGCGCTGCTCGGCACGGTGGCCTATATCGTCCACCTGACGCAGCCGGTCCTGACCCTGTTCGGGCAGGCCTTCTCGTGGCGCGATCTGATCCTGATCGCGGGCGGCCTGTTCCTGCTCTGGAAGGCCACCAAGGAGATCCA
Encoded here:
- a CDS encoding lipid kinase; translation: MSGPEAPRRALLVVNPRARNGRFDLAAVKAELRRGGVETVEPPSPGQDCRDLIREAADSFDLVILGGGDGTLNGAAQALAERNLPFGILPLGTANDLARSLNLPLDPVAAARVIATVPARPIDLGCVNGHYFFNVASVGFSADLAGELTADLKRRFGTVGYAVAAIRLLRRARPFTVHIEHDGITETVRTIQVSVGNGRHYGGGMTVEEHATVDDGLLNFYSLEVAHWWRLLALLPALRRGTQGKAADVRAFQTTEVMLRTRKPRPVNTDGEITTQTPAHIRVVPHCVRIYAPPPRAQAQASLLP